Proteins found in one Cellulomonas palmilytica genomic segment:
- a CDS encoding serine O-acetyltransferase: protein MATFLSARWQSVLLFRLSQTIPAPASPLAKLVKQFNQMVTGADLAVSADVAPGLVLFHPVGVVIGPGVSIGSNCEIQQGVTVGSRYGGWDEHDDWPVLGDGVRLGAGARVLGAVHIGTGAVVGANSVVLSSLPDGAVAVGAPARVVKVVNEAL, encoded by the coding sequence TTGGCCACGTTCCTGTCGGCGCGCTGGCAGAGCGTTCTGCTCTTTCGCTTGTCGCAGACCATTCCGGCGCCGGCATCGCCGCTCGCCAAGCTGGTGAAGCAGTTCAACCAGATGGTGACCGGCGCAGACCTCGCGGTGAGCGCGGACGTCGCCCCGGGCCTCGTGCTGTTCCACCCTGTCGGAGTCGTGATCGGGCCTGGAGTCAGCATCGGGTCGAACTGTGAGATCCAGCAGGGCGTCACCGTCGGTTCGCGCTACGGCGGCTGGGACGAGCACGACGACTGGCCGGTCCTCGGAGACGGTGTTCGGCTCGGCGCGGGCGCGCGTGTCCTCGGCGCTGTCCACATCGGTACCGGCGCGGTCGTCGGCGCCAACTCGGTCGTCCTGTCGTCGCTCCCGGACGGCGCGGTCGCGGTTGGCGCCCCCGCCCGGGTCGTGAAGGTCGTCAATGAGGCCCTGTGA